The Uruburuella testudinis genome window below encodes:
- a CDS encoding IS3 family transposase (programmed frameshift) — translation MKTSKFTDSQIMSILKQAESGTPVATLCREHGMSNATFYKWRAKYGGMDTSLMARLKELEAENTRLKKMYAEERLKAEIIQEAMGKKVVKPSCRRKMAQQAVAQHAISIRLACKAFGISETCYRYQAKLSDDNALIAEQLIELTEENSDWGFGLCFSYLRHVESCCWNHKRVYRIYCELALNLRIKPRRRLKRHAPEPLKEPIRENQVWSLDFMHDQLSDGRKFRLLNVIDDYRREGLAIEAGFSLPTIRVIRTLNQLLEWREKPLVIRCDNGPEFISHEFVRWATEHGIRIEYIQPGKPQQNAYIERYNRTIRYSWLSKHLFDTLDEVQDYATNWLWHYNHERPHQANKGKPPLMAA, via the exons ATGAAAACATCTAAATTTACTGACAGTCAGATCATGTCCATCTTGAAACAGGCAGAATCTGGCACACCTGTAGCGACCCTTTGCCGTGAACACGGCATGAGTAATGCTACCTTTTATAAATGGCGTGCCAAATATGGTGGTATGGATACATCATTAATGGCTCGACTGAAAGAGCTAGAAGCCGAAAATACCAGACTTAAAAAGATGTATGCGGAAGAGCGATTAAAGGCCGAAATCATCCAGGAAGCGATGG GCAAAAAAGTGGTAAAGCCATCTTGCCGGCGTAAGATGGCACAACAGGCAGTTGCCCAGCATGCCATTAGTATTCGTTTGGCTTGTAAAGCATTTGGCATTAGTGAAACCTGCTACCGCTATCAAGCCAAACTCAGCGATGACAATGCACTCATTGCTGAACAGCTCATTGAACTCACTGAGGAAAATTCCGACTGGGGCTTTGGTTTGTGCTTCTCGTATTTACGGCATGTTGAGAGTTGCTGCTGGAATCACAAGCGGGTTTACCGCATTTACTGTGAGTTGGCACTGAATCTGCGTATTAAACCGAGAAGAAGACTAAAACGGCATGCGCCTGAACCATTGAAAGAACCAATCCGAGAAAATCAGGTTTGGTCATTAGATTTTATGCATGATCAGCTTTCCGATGGTCGCAAGTTTCGATTATTGAATGTGATTGATGATTACCGCCGCGAAGGCCTAGCCATTGAAGCAGGGTTCTCATTGCCCACAATCAGGGTTATTCGTACGTTGAATCAATTGCTGGAGTGGAGAGAAAAACCGTTAGTGATCCGATGCGATAATGGTCCCGAATTTATCAGTCACGAATTTGTGCGCTGGGCTACTGAGCATGGTATTCGTATTGAATATATTCAACCGGGTAAGCCACAGCAGAATGCATATATTGAACGCTATAATCGGACCATACGTTATAGTTGGCTGAGCAAGCATTTATTTGATACTTTGGATGAAGTACAAGATTATGCAACAAACTGGTTGTGGCATTACAACCATGAAAGACCACATCAAGCTAACAAAGGAAAGCCACCTCTAATGGCTGCTTAA
- a CDS encoding transposase family protein → MSAELWEQGVIIEFNKGIPCHRAMVRSVGKAEVVLVDIENGAVSRLSREELGTVYASGGIKFLAESRDFGDIKFIDLSEAEQRETNRKYKYIKRLKENGISKITEKSARNTIEEVALELGEKAPHWQSVRSWYASFVEAGLKIQGLYPKHRFKGHRNPKIDAKVVEIIEYCAKRYYTLSQSSMASVVRNVEAKIMSHNLDHPDAPLQKPTYHTVQNRVLSGLYQTKRKGRYGARVLQAELAKALSGITTTRVLERVELDHTELDIHVLHDDYKTLLGRPNITALIDHYSGMLLGFQISFEAPSYASVCLACLNAFLPKNDFMNELKLDGAWPAHGIPSTLVTDNANEFWGKKFIAVADEIGTVFQYCPIRKGNYKSRIERFFGIVNALVLDDLPGVVRKIGKSGDGYDARQEAALTFSEFKRYFVKWVTEEYHHTPLEDSDLTPYEIWASSEECFPVPVEDKMELTTILLATATRTLNKSGIEIFSMNYDSSLLKDLLEEMGLEK, encoded by the coding sequence ATGTCTGCTGAGTTATGGGAACAAGGTGTAATCATTGAGTTTAACAAGGGTATTCCTTGTCATCGTGCTATGGTTCGGTCTGTAGGAAAAGCAGAAGTCGTTTTAGTAGATATTGAGAATGGAGCCGTATCTAGATTGAGTCGAGAAGAACTAGGTACAGTTTACGCTTCAGGAGGTATTAAATTTCTTGCGGAATCGCGAGATTTTGGGGATATTAAGTTTATTGATCTTTCAGAAGCTGAACAGCGTGAAACCAATAGAAAATATAAATATATCAAAAGGCTTAAAGAAAATGGCATTAGTAAAATTACTGAGAAAAGTGCCAGAAATACGATAGAGGAAGTCGCTTTAGAATTAGGTGAGAAAGCACCACATTGGCAATCAGTAAGAAGTTGGTACGCTAGTTTTGTCGAGGCAGGTCTAAAGATACAAGGTCTTTATCCTAAGCATCGATTTAAAGGGCATAGAAATCCTAAGATTGATGCTAAAGTTGTTGAAATTATTGAATATTGTGCAAAGCGATATTATACACTCAGCCAGTCGTCAATGGCTTCAGTGGTTCGTAATGTTGAAGCTAAAATTATGTCACACAATTTAGATCATCCTGATGCACCGCTTCAGAAGCCAACATATCATACTGTTCAGAACCGTGTGTTAAGTGGGCTTTACCAAACTAAGAGAAAAGGGCGATATGGTGCTCGAGTTTTGCAGGCGGAGCTTGCTAAAGCATTAAGTGGGATAACTACTACTAGAGTCTTAGAGCGTGTTGAGCTTGATCATACAGAGTTGGATATTCATGTTCTACATGATGACTATAAGACTTTACTTGGCCGACCTAATATCACTGCTTTGATAGATCATTATTCTGGAATGTTACTTGGATTCCAAATTTCTTTTGAAGCACCCTCATATGCCTCAGTTTGTTTGGCTTGTTTGAATGCATTCTTACCGAAAAATGACTTTATGAACGAGTTGAAATTGGACGGTGCTTGGCCTGCCCATGGAATTCCTTCGACGCTTGTAACAGACAATGCTAATGAGTTTTGGGGTAAGAAATTTATTGCAGTTGCGGATGAAATAGGGACAGTTTTTCAGTATTGTCCGATTCGTAAAGGTAACTATAAAAGTCGTATTGAACGTTTTTTCGGTATAGTCAATGCACTGGTACTTGATGATCTGCCTGGTGTGGTTAGAAAAATTGGTAAATCTGGTGATGGCTATGACGCAAGGCAAGAAGCTGCGCTCACATTTTCAGAGTTTAAACGCTATTTTGTGAAGTGGGTGACAGAAGAGTATCACCATACACCTCTAGAAGACTCAGATTTAACACCTTATGAAATTTGGGCTAGCTCGGAGGAGTGCTTTCCAGTGCCAGTAGAAGATAAAATGGAGTTGACTACTATTTTACTGGCTACTGCCACACGTACGCTGAATAAAAGTGGTATCGAAATTTTTTCGATGAACTATGACTCAAGTCTTCTTAAAGACTTATTAGAAGAGATGGGCCTGGAGAAATAA
- a CDS encoding TniQ family protein, giving the protein MLLARPSIEPNECLVSYLIRISEKNGFKHIGHLLRHAGLAWKNNRVPVHQILTGEFDLNVYLLQLGLATCSSKIEPISHSFQNVIDTPYLIVKYPKVCPDCIEEFGFCRFEWSLLPYLACVRHGKLLIDTHSGTGKRLNWYRRYLNKFDDTDVINSLSDVAPSEAIKLSQYIEVLLQGGNGISCPKILQGLELRESLSLIHFIAHYRSRLLGGSFQPLSMMNSELAQHYQYVWAMLENWPDAYYKFLNQYLEHPMSKKGVGGLHKHFRDLYESLHRQSENKGIARIKFEFDHYIENYWPSVLESKRITRIQFTTRQRNVVSRKEAAKILNCHPDRVDKLVQQQKLTPRVFEGKKHYSREQVEGLAIQVSSNWTMDEACEALQLTRYQLKQLLDAGILHTLQRPDMFNRDWIVDKVQCQELIASLCQKARKNIPASGVLSMTSMQRRGYSIVRLVLAMQTGQIEFGQLYVVDHPLSFKQFTDFAFK; this is encoded by the coding sequence ATGCTTCTCGCCAGACCTAGCATCGAACCAAATGAATGCTTAGTTAGTTATTTGATTCGAATATCAGAGAAAAATGGCTTTAAGCACATAGGTCATTTGCTGCGTCACGCTGGTTTGGCTTGGAAAAATAATCGTGTACCAGTTCATCAGATTTTAACTGGTGAGTTTGATCTCAATGTGTATTTATTGCAGCTTGGGTTAGCAACTTGCTCCTCTAAAATTGAGCCAATATCTCACTCTTTTCAAAATGTTATTGATACGCCCTATCTAATTGTTAAATATCCAAAAGTATGTCCAGATTGTATTGAAGAATTTGGATTCTGTAGATTTGAATGGAGCTTATTGCCATACCTTGCTTGTGTTCGACATGGGAAATTATTGATAGATACGCACTCTGGTACTGGCAAACGACTGAATTGGTATCGTAGGTATTTAAATAAGTTTGATGATACTGATGTTATCAATTCATTAAGTGATGTTGCTCCGTCTGAGGCAATCAAACTCAGTCAATATATTGAAGTACTGTTACAAGGAGGAAATGGAATTTCTTGCCCTAAAATTCTGCAAGGTTTGGAGCTCCGAGAATCTCTTAGCTTAATTCATTTTATTGCTCATTATAGATCAAGGTTATTGGGTGGTTCGTTTCAACCTCTTTCAATGATGAATAGTGAGCTTGCTCAACATTATCAGTATGTATGGGCAATGCTTGAGAATTGGCCAGATGCCTACTACAAATTTCTCAACCAATATCTTGAGCATCCGATGAGCAAGAAAGGTGTTGGTGGCCTACATAAACATTTTAGGGATTTATATGAGTCTCTACATCGTCAGAGTGAAAACAAGGGGATTGCTCGGATAAAATTTGAATTTGACCATTACATAGAGAATTATTGGCCTAGTGTCTTAGAGTCGAAGCGTATAACACGCATCCAGTTCACTACCCGACAACGAAATGTTGTTTCCAGAAAGGAAGCTGCCAAAATTCTTAATTGCCATCCAGATAGAGTAGATAAATTAGTACAACAACAAAAGCTTACACCTCGTGTTTTTGAAGGGAAAAAGCACTATTCCCGTGAACAGGTTGAGGGTCTTGCAATACAGGTATCCTCAAATTGGACGATGGATGAGGCGTGTGAGGCATTACAGCTCACAAGATATCAGCTAAAGCAGTTGTTAGATGCTGGTATATTACATACGCTTCAGCGCCCAGATATGTTTAACCGAGATTGGATCGTTGATAAAGTACAATGCCAAGAGCTGATAGCAAGTTTGTGCCAGAAGGCACGGAAGAACATTCCAGCTTCGGGAGTATTATCAATGACAAGTATGCAGCGCAGAGGCTACTCAATAGTTCGATTAGTTCTAGCTATGCAAACTGGGCAGATTGAATTTGGACAACTCTACGTTGTTGATCATCCTTTAAGTTTTAAGCAATTTACAGATTTTGCTTTCAAATAG
- a CDS encoding DNA cytosine methyltransferase: MSSTLKFLDLFAGAGGLSEGFIRAGFKPIAHVEADASACFTLKTRQAFHWLKNNNSIDLYSKYLKNEITRNELYSAVPISEIDSVINEFIGPDTLDNIFQKVDEQLGKSKLDLIIGGPPCQAYSLIGRARGNMDDDPRNHLYKYYAEFLKRYKPKYFVFENVLGLLTATNPNGELYFDKMRALFVEIGYTIEYRVLSANEYGVLQNRKRIILVGKRGHRSKKSFYPEPEQWLPQANVWDLFKDLPQIPAGGGQTRPVEPISKPSEWLEQAQIYSNLPLTWHEARPHSKQDLEIYQYAVNLWNSEKRRLHYDDLPEYLKSHKGRNSFVDRFKVVAGNLAACHTVVAHISKDGHHYIHPDIEQNRSITPREAARIQSFPDDYYFENVSGKPARTSAFKQIGNAVPVLLAQKIAEKLLKDW; the protein is encoded by the coding sequence ATGTCTAGCACTTTAAAATTTCTTGATTTATTCGCTGGTGCTGGCGGCTTGTCAGAGGGGTTTATTCGTGCGGGATTCAAACCAATTGCCCACGTTGAAGCAGATGCCTCAGCATGCTTTACGCTAAAAACGCGCCAAGCTTTTCATTGGTTAAAAAACAATAATTCGATAGATTTATATTCAAAATATTTAAAAAATGAGATTACTCGAAATGAGCTGTATAGTGCTGTTCCAATAAGTGAAATCGACTCTGTTATCAACGAATTTATTGGTCCAGATACTCTAGATAATATTTTTCAAAAAGTAGATGAACAATTAGGTAAATCCAAATTAGATTTAATTATTGGGGGACCACCTTGCCAAGCCTATTCTCTTATTGGTAGGGCACGTGGAAATATGGATGATGATCCCAGAAATCATTTATACAAATACTATGCTGAGTTTTTGAAAAGATATAAACCTAAATATTTTGTCTTTGAAAATGTGCTGGGACTTTTGACTGCAACAAACCCTAATGGTGAACTCTACTTTGATAAGATGAGAGCCCTGTTTGTCGAAATAGGTTATACAATTGAGTATAGAGTACTATCTGCAAATGAATATGGTGTTCTACAAAATCGTAAACGCATTATTTTGGTAGGCAAACGAGGTCATCGCAGTAAGAAATCTTTTTATCCTGAACCTGAACAATGGCTGCCACAAGCTAATGTGTGGGATCTATTTAAAGATCTCCCTCAAATACCTGCTGGTGGAGGTCAAACTAGGCCAGTAGAGCCGATTAGTAAGCCGTCAGAATGGCTTGAACAAGCTCAAATTTATTCAAATCTTCCTCTAACTTGGCATGAAGCTCGTCCACATTCTAAACAAGATTTAGAAATTTATCAGTATGCTGTCAATTTATGGAATAGTGAGAAAAGACGATTACATTATGATGATTTACCTGAATATTTAAAAAGTCATAAAGGTAGAAATTCCTTTGTCGATCGCTTTAAAGTAGTTGCTGGTAATTTAGCTGCCTGCCATACTGTTGTTGCACATATATCTAAAGATGGACATCATTATATTCATCCAGATATTGAGCAAAATCGGTCGATTACACCTAGAGAAGCCGCTAGAATTCAAAGTTTTCCTGACGACTACTATTTTGAAAATGTATCAGGTAAGCCTGCACGTACTAGTGCTTTTAAACAAATTGGTAATGCTGTACCTGTTTTACTTGCGCAAAAAATTGCAGAAAAATTATTAAAGGATTGGTAA
- the istA gene encoding IS21-like element ISAba8 family transposase, which yields MLTLEQAVTIQILHQQGKSIKAITRELGVSRNTVRKYLRQNTTPQYQRIQPRISILDPYKPYLLQRVNAAHPEWIPAVVLYQEILGLGYPGKIRILREYLATLKPVAKLEPIIRFETQPGQQMQVDFTTIRRNNTTLKAFVATLGYSRATFVKFYDHERTDAWIDGLENAFQFFAGVPQEILFDNAKTIMIERNAYQEGQHKWNPKLLDCAKKYSFRPRVCKPYRAQTKGKVERFNGYLKSSFIVPLKASLKTSGLLLDVDVANAHIGRWLHETANQRIHATTQEKPAVRLQQEQQKFTPLPQSDTGSSTVPVAAAQHVMPYESLQHPLSVYDQLLGVS from the coding sequence ATGTTAACTTTGGAGCAAGCAGTGACAATCCAAATACTTCATCAGCAAGGTAAATCTATTAAAGCTATTACTCGTGAACTGGGGGTGTCCAGAAATACCGTACGTAAATATTTACGGCAAAACACCACACCTCAGTATCAGCGTATACAGCCTAGAATAAGTATCCTTGACCCATATAAACCCTATTTACTCCAACGTGTAAACGCAGCTCATCCTGAATGGATTCCTGCTGTTGTGCTCTACCAGGAAATTTTAGGGTTGGGATATCCAGGAAAGATCAGGATCTTGAGGGAATATCTTGCAACATTAAAACCAGTTGCCAAACTGGAACCGATCATTCGTTTTGAAACCCAACCTGGCCAACAAATGCAGGTGGATTTCACTACGATTCGACGCAACAACACGACTTTAAAAGCCTTTGTCGCAACATTAGGGTATTCCAGAGCGACTTTCGTGAAATTTTATGATCATGAACGTACGGATGCATGGATCGATGGTCTAGAAAATGCATTTCAGTTCTTTGCAGGAGTACCTCAGGAAATCCTGTTTGATAACGCTAAAACGATCATGATTGAACGGAATGCCTATCAGGAGGGGCAGCATAAATGGAACCCCAAACTGCTCGACTGCGCCAAGAAGTACAGCTTTCGTCCTCGCGTATGTAAGCCCTACCGTGCACAGACCAAAGGCAAAGTTGAACGCTTTAATGGATACCTCAAATCAAGCTTTATTGTGCCATTGAAAGCAAGCCTGAAGACTTCGGGTTTACTGTTAGATGTTGATGTCGCCAATGCCCACATTGGCCGGTGGCTGCATGAAACCGCCAATCAGCGGATTCATGCCACCACGCAAGAAAAACCGGCTGTTCGACTGCAACAGGAGCAGCAAAAATTTACGCCATTACCGCAATCAGATACAGGTTCCAGCACTGTACCTGTTGCAGCAGCACAGCATGTCATGCCCTACGAGAGTTTGCAGCATCCCTTATCTGTATATGACCAGTTGCTGGGAGTTTCCTGA
- a CDS encoding TniB family NTP-binding protein, with amino-acid sequence MKTTFEDRPFIKSPFLTKMVNLFDSLRNKKKKYGVASCMLVTGESGSGKSELAKYYAKNNPKIEQVERTHIPVLHYELRSVSTPEEFLRSLLVTIGDPQCGRGARNKGELYERLITLLKVVGIELLILDEIQVIIERRSAKVVTGIADLFKDLINDTEIPIIFMGMPWSRYLVESNQQLARRISYRYTIPPFKISSNEDRDDYRRLLMCLSEAYGLSKRIKLEEMTMSLRCFSATSGNLAATANLVRDARMMSEMEDMKVDKDLFAEVLSSYGIDERNNAFLLPIDKLVLRELIVHSDWHFGYRANKNAIIDAEYVEFGVSKGNKVFCLAG; translated from the coding sequence ATGAAAACTACTTTCGAGGATCGTCCATTCATTAAAAGTCCATTTCTTACAAAAATGGTGAATCTATTTGATTCTTTGCGCAATAAAAAGAAAAAATATGGTGTTGCTTCTTGCATGTTGGTAACTGGAGAATCTGGAAGTGGGAAATCTGAGTTAGCAAAATATTATGCAAAAAATAATCCGAAAATAGAGCAAGTGGAGCGGACACATATCCCTGTTTTACACTACGAATTAAGATCGGTTTCTACACCAGAAGAATTCCTAAGATCGTTGTTGGTCACTATTGGCGATCCACAGTGCGGACGAGGTGCGAGAAACAAAGGTGAACTTTATGAGCGATTGATTACATTGCTTAAGGTGGTTGGCATAGAGTTGCTGATCCTTGATGAAATTCAGGTGATCATTGAACGTCGCAGTGCAAAGGTTGTTACAGGAATTGCAGATTTATTTAAAGACTTAATCAATGATACAGAAATACCGATTATTTTTATGGGAATGCCTTGGAGTAGATATCTCGTTGAATCAAATCAGCAATTAGCACGTCGAATATCATACCGTTACACTATTCCACCTTTTAAGATTAGCAGTAACGAAGATCGTGATGATTATAGAAGGCTCTTGATGTGCCTATCAGAGGCATATGGACTTTCTAAAAGGATTAAATTGGAAGAAATGACAATGTCGCTAAGGTGTTTTAGTGCAACGAGTGGAAATCTAGCAGCTACGGCTAATCTTGTTCGTGATGCTAGGATGATGTCTGAAATGGAAGACATGAAAGTAGATAAGGATTTGTTTGCTGAGGTTCTTAGCAGTTATGGTATTGATGAGCGAAATAATGCTTTTTTACTACCGATTGACAAGTTGGTGTTGAGAGAACTCATCGTTCATTCAGACTGGCATTTTGGGTATAGGGCAAATAAAAACGCAATCATCGATGCTGAATATGTTGAGTTTGGCGTATCAAAAGGCAATAAAGTGTTTTGTTTGGCAGGGTAA
- a CDS encoding ATP-binding protein: MTENYITSEDLAFRPRARLLQMLGDQLIGSSRLAIFELVKNAYDADADTVLITLDKINTPSAKIIVEDNGEGMSADIIKNIWLVPAHDHKEQQKKEKRRTKAGRLPLGEKGLGRFAVHKLGNEIQLITRSENSDECVLHINWQDLIDKPFLEDTRVEVITRTPIVFTGENTGTQITISNLREQSWSRGDVRKLLRQITSISTPFNEKRSDKFETLLEVKGHPDWTEGVSDIDKLKERAPWHISFSIVNGLLSLNYNFIGVPGIKVEPRQELLENEKLLLPSNVKKNKVVVEPEDLRGIGDISGEFFIYDRDKLVISKFGEQQLVESFLNENGGIRVYRDNIRVYNYGEPGDDWLGLDLRRVNVPGRHISRNIIVGSLDLSVEDSFDLQEKTNREGFIENETYERFQQIVLSVLTIVETERQKDKERIRQVTETGKNIEEKKIEKPLTELRKLAKKHNLTEELEPLIEKTEKNYNEMREVMLTSGFNNMGLAIVFHEVEHGVRSLYRTIEHSEDINLIKDHAYELVKILDSFSDLLRKGDNKPASLKNLIRRARDIASIRFRAHKIQFVCPFLEENIPDIEQKYIFKILIGCLNNIFDNSIYWLQARWPEDTLGQRKIYIDVRRDFYGKTAIIVADNGPGFQDEQEQLVKPFFTRRPNGMGIGLYYVNLAMEVNKGRLVILDDQDDVPNEFDGAAMALVFD, from the coding sequence ATGACTGAAAATTATATTACTTCCGAAGATTTGGCATTTCGCCCACGAGCACGCTTATTGCAAATGTTAGGTGATCAACTAATCGGTTCTTCTCGCCTAGCAATTTTTGAGCTTGTGAAAAATGCTTATGATGCTGATGCCGATACTGTCTTAATTACATTAGATAAAATCAACACCCCAAGTGCAAAAATCATTGTTGAAGATAATGGTGAGGGGATGTCAGCTGATATTATTAAAAATATTTGGCTTGTCCCTGCTCATGATCATAAGGAACAGCAAAAAAAAGAAAAAAGACGAACCAAAGCTGGTCGTTTACCTTTAGGGGAGAAAGGTTTAGGAAGATTCGCAGTACATAAATTAGGAAATGAAATTCAATTAATCACCAGATCTGAAAACTCTGATGAATGTGTTCTTCACATTAACTGGCAAGATTTAATTGATAAACCTTTTCTAGAAGATACCCGTGTAGAAGTAATTACAAGAACACCTATAGTCTTTACGGGAGAAAATACAGGTACTCAAATTACTATAAGTAATTTGAGAGAACAAAGCTGGTCTCGTGGCGATGTAAGAAAACTTTTACGCCAAATTACTTCGATCTCTACACCTTTTAATGAAAAGCGAAGCGACAAGTTTGAAACATTACTTGAAGTTAAAGGACATCCTGACTGGACTGAAGGTGTTTCAGATATTGATAAATTAAAGGAAAGAGCTCCTTGGCATATCTCATTTTCAATCGTCAATGGTTTACTATCTTTAAACTATAATTTTATTGGTGTTCCTGGAATCAAAGTAGAGCCTCGTCAAGAATTATTAGAAAATGAGAAACTTTTATTACCATCAAATGTGAAAAAAAACAAAGTTGTTGTGGAGCCTGAGGACTTACGTGGAATTGGTGATATAAGCGGTGAATTTTTTATCTATGATCGCGATAAACTAGTTATATCTAAGTTTGGAGAGCAGCAACTTGTTGAAAGCTTCCTAAATGAAAATGGCGGTATTCGTGTATATCGAGATAACATACGAGTTTATAACTATGGTGAACCTGGTGATGATTGGCTCGGTTTAGATTTGCGACGAGTCAATGTACCTGGTAGGCATATTAGTCGTAATATCATTGTTGGATCTCTAGATCTTAGTGTTGAAGATAGTTTTGATCTTCAAGAGAAAACTAATCGAGAAGGCTTTATTGAAAATGAGACGTACGAAAGATTCCAACAAATTGTATTAAGTGTACTAACTATTGTTGAGACAGAGCGCCAAAAAGATAAAGAACGTATAAGACAAGTAACTGAAACTGGTAAAAATATAGAAGAGAAAAAAATTGAAAAGCCATTAACTGAGCTCAGAAAACTGGCAAAGAAACATAATTTAACTGAGGAATTAGAACCATTAATTGAGAAAACTGAGAAAAATTATAATGAAATGCGTGAAGTAATGCTTACTTCAGGTTTTAATAATATGGGACTAGCTATTGTTTTTCATGAAGTTGAACATGGCGTTAGATCTTTATATCGGACTATTGAGCATAGCGAAGATATTAATTTAATTAAAGATCATGCCTATGAACTTGTGAAAATTTTAGATAGTTTCTCTGACTTGTTGAGAAAAGGTGATAATAAACCTGCGAGCTTAAAGAACTTAATTCGTCGTGCAAGAGATATTGCCTCAATTCGATTCCGAGCTCATAAAATTCAATTTGTTTGTCCATTCCTTGAAGAAAATATTCCTGATATTGAACAAAAGTATATTTTTAAAATATTAATTGGTTGTTTAAATAATATTTTTGATAATTCAATATACTGGCTTCAGGCGCGTTGGCCTGAAGATACTCTTGGGCAAAGAAAAATTTATATAGATGTACGTAGAGACTTTTATGGTAAAACAGCAATTATTGTTGCTGATAATGGCCCAGGTTTCCAAGATGAGCAAGAACAGTTAGTAAAACCTTTCTTTACAAGAAGGCCTAATGGTATGGGAATTGGCCTATATTATGTAAATTTAGCAATGGAAGTAAATAAGGGGCGCTTAGTGATTCTTGATGATCAAGATGATGTACCAAATGAGTTTGATGGTGCAGCTATGGCTTTAGTTTTTGATTAA
- the istB gene encoding IS21-like element ISAba8 family helper ATPase IstB, whose product MNLQYDRIEQLCQKLNLPAIASQWSHHAQQTLGQDGSYADFVEAILTHEYAARQQRSQQVLMKLSGLPQVKTLEDYDFNYALGAPKSQVIELFNLSFIARAENVVFLGASGVGKTHLSMALGYKAIMNNIKIKFITAADLMLQLSTAYQQGKLKTYMQRAVLGPKLLIIDEIGYLPFGREEANLFFNVIAKRYEKGSTILTSNLPFSQWSKSFADDVTLTAAMLDRLLHHCHVVQISGESYRLKDKKRIGIQPQVET is encoded by the coding sequence ATGAATCTGCAATACGACCGCATAGAGCAGCTTTGCCAAAAGCTCAATCTGCCTGCCATCGCATCACAATGGTCACATCATGCACAACAAACATTAGGTCAGGATGGAAGTTATGCCGACTTTGTTGAAGCGATCTTGACGCATGAATATGCTGCCAGGCAACAGCGCAGTCAGCAGGTACTGATGAAACTCTCAGGCCTGCCTCAAGTCAAAACCCTGGAAGACTATGATTTTAATTATGCCCTAGGGGCCCCTAAATCACAGGTGATTGAACTGTTCAATCTGAGCTTTATTGCTAGAGCAGAAAATGTGGTGTTTCTGGGGGCTAGCGGAGTAGGAAAAACGCATTTATCTATGGCATTAGGCTATAAGGCCATCATGAACAACATTAAGATCAAGTTCATTACCGCAGCGGATTTAATGCTGCAACTGAGTACAGCCTATCAGCAAGGTAAATTGAAAACCTATATGCAGCGTGCGGTACTGGGACCCAAGTTACTGATTATCGATGAAATTGGTTATTTACCATTTGGACGTGAAGAAGCGAATCTGTTCTTTAACGTGATTGCCAAGCGTTATGAAAAAGGCAGTACGATATTGACGAGTAACTTACCCTTTAGCCAATGGTCTAAGTCATTTGCGGATGATGTCACGTTGACCGCTGCGATGTTAGATCGGCTATTACATCACTGTCATGTGGTACAAATATCGGGTGAGAGTTATCGTTTGAAGGATAAAAAAAGAATTGGGATTCAACCCCAGGTTGAAACTTAA